Proteins co-encoded in one Candidatus Margulisiibacteriota bacterium genomic window:
- a CDS encoding NADH-quinone oxidoreductase subunit H, which produces MNLLIIFIIYLIFAPVIGGIVTGVDRKITARMQRRYGPPIMQPFYDVYKLFQKENMVVRRSQNVYIFFYLLFIVFTGALFFTGEDFLLVIFSLTLAAIFFILAGYKGSSPYSYIGAERELLQLMSYEPMVILTAVGMYMVTKTFYIANIIAFPEPLIIYLPGIFVGFAYVLTIKLRKSPFDLSTSHHGHQEIVKGITTEFSGSALGLIEIAHWYEVAFLIGFIYLFYAVTPVIGILLVLAVYFLEIFIDNVFARLRWQYTLSSSWIIAIILGLGNIIALTIFR; this is translated from the coding sequence ATGAATTTATTAATTATATTTATTATTTATTTGATATTTGCTCCGGTAATTGGCGGAATCGTGACTGGTGTAGACAGAAAGATTACTGCCAGAATGCAGCGAAGGTACGGACCGCCCATAATGCAGCCCTTTTATGATGTGTATAAATTGTTTCAAAAAGAAAACATGGTGGTTAGAAGATCACAAAATGTATATATATTTTTTTATTTGCTCTTCATTGTTTTTACCGGTGCGCTATTTTTTACTGGTGAGGATTTTCTTCTGGTCATTTTTTCTTTAACCTTGGCCGCGATCTTTTTTATTCTGGCCGGATATAAAGGCAGTTCGCCATACAGTTATATCGGAGCGGAAAGAGAACTGCTGCAGCTTATGTCTTATGAGCCGATGGTTATTTTAACAGCTGTGGGAATGTATATGGTAACAAAAACATTTTATATAGCAAATATTATCGCCTTCCCGGAACCGCTGATCATATATTTGCCCGGCATATTCGTTGGTTTCGCGTATGTTCTTACAATTAAATTAAGGAAATCACCCTTTGATTTGTCTACATCACATCATGGTCATCAGGAAATTGTGAAGGGGATAACCACTGAGTTTTCAGGTTCAGCCTTGGGCCTTATTGAAATAGCTCACTGGTACGAAGTAGCTTTTTTGATAGGTTTTATATATTTATTCTATGCCGTGACTCCGGTTATCGGTATATTATTGGTTCTGGCAGTTTATTTCCTGGAAATTTTTATTGACAATGTTTTCGCCCGGTTAAGATGGCAATATACCTTAAGTTCTTCCTGGATAATCGCTATTATTCTGGGGCTTGGCAATATTATTGCCTTAACAATTTTTAGATAG
- a CDS encoding NADH-quinone oxidoreductase subunit B family protein: protein MKMIKKSPWVIHYDASSCNGCDIEVLACLTPMYDIERFGIINTGNPKHADIFLITGSVNEQNKDVVLNIYNQMPEPKVVVAIGICATSGGIFRECYNVIGGPDKIIPVDVYVPGCAARPESIIDGVVKALGLWEKKAVDFKKSKKRNIK from the coding sequence ATGAAAATGATAAAAAAATCACCATGGGTTATACATTATGACGCGTCAAGTTGTAACGGCTGCGACATAGAAGTGCTAGCCTGCCTGACACCGATGTATGATATAGAACGTTTCGGTATTATCAATACCGGCAACCCCAAGCATGCTGACATTTTTTTAATAACAGGTTCTGTTAATGAGCAAAATAAAGATGTGGTTCTGAATATCTATAACCAGATGCCGGAACCAAAGGTGGTAGTGGCAATTGGAATATGCGCCACATCCGGGGGAATATTCAGGGAATGTTATAACGTAATCGGTGGACCGGACAAGATAATCCCTGTCGACGTATATGTACCGGGATGCGCTGCCAGGCCGGAATCTATTATTGACGGTGTAGTTAAAGCGCTTGGTCTCTGGGAAAAAAAGGCTGTTGATTTTAAAAAAAGCAAAAAGAGGAATATAAAATGA
- a CDS encoding NADH-quinone oxidoreductase subunit C yields MIEDQKMLDINLTDLNTLIQTCFDELYRLVQIGCTKTGEGYEVNYSFDKNYKFVNYKIKLKSNEEEIPSITGIYWNAFLYENELHDLFGLKIKGINVDFQGKLYKLAQPFPFSCGPEIKIVEKKEEKKNEQ; encoded by the coding sequence ATGATTGAAGATCAAAAAATGCTGGATATAAATTTAACCGATTTAAATACATTGATTCAAACCTGTTTTGATGAACTTTACAGGCTGGTGCAGATCGGTTGTACAAAAACCGGTGAAGGATATGAGGTTAATTATTCTTTTGATAAAAATTATAAATTTGTGAATTATAAAATCAAACTTAAATCTAATGAAGAAGAAATCCCCAGTATAACCGGAATTTATTGGAATGCATTTCTTTATGAAAATGAACTGCATGATTTGTTCGGACTGAAAATAAAAGGTATTAATGTGGATTTTCAGGGCAAGCTCTATAAGCTAGCCCAGCCTTTTCCATTTTCATGTGGTCCTGAGATAAAGATTGTTGAAAAGAAGGAAGAGAAAAAAAATGAGCAATAG
- a CDS encoding nickel-dependent hydrogenase large subunit, whose protein sequence is MSNRTVVPFGPQHPVLPEPIHLDLVLEDELVVEAIPSIGFIHRGLEKLVEKKDFIEFVYVAERICGICSFIHGQTYCQGIEELMKIQVPDRALFLRTIWGEMSRIHSHTLWLGLMADAFGFESLFMHSWRIRERLLDIIEETTGGRVIFGSCKIGGVRRDINSEVLQRIQGELNQMEKEMKEIANVFIKDKSVKNRLVGIGVLSRSEALMLGAVGPMLRASGVSQDMRKLGYAAYKNVEFEPITSEDGDSYARCVVRIKEVFQSFDIIRQCIQKIPAGPVDIKVTGNPSGEFFSRTEQPRGEVVYYLKANGTKNLERMRVRTPTFSNIPSIVKVIPGSQLADIPVLLLTIDPCISCTER, encoded by the coding sequence ATGAGCAATAGAACCGTAGTTCCCTTTGGTCCGCAGCACCCGGTTCTACCCGAACCTATTCATTTGGACCTGGTACTGGAAGACGAACTGGTTGTTGAGGCCATACCTTCTATAGGCTTTATACACAGAGGCTTGGAAAAGCTTGTGGAGAAAAAAGATTTTATCGAATTTGTATATGTGGCGGAAAGAATATGCGGTATATGCAGTTTTATTCATGGCCAAACCTATTGTCAGGGCATAGAAGAACTGATGAAAATACAGGTGCCGGACAGAGCGCTGTTCCTGCGTACAATTTGGGGCGAAATGTCCAGAATACACAGCCATACACTGTGGCTTGGGCTTATGGCCGACGCTTTCGGTTTTGAAAGTTTATTCATGCACAGCTGGCGTATCAGAGAAAGACTGCTGGATATCATCGAGGAAACAACCGGAGGCAGAGTTATTTTCGGCTCCTGCAAAATCGGTGGTGTGAGAAGAGATATAAACAGTGAAGTGCTGCAAAGAATACAAGGCGAGCTGAATCAAATGGAAAAAGAAATGAAAGAAATTGCCAATGTATTTATAAAGGACAAATCGGTTAAAAACAGATTGGTCGGAATAGGCGTATTAAGCAGGTCCGAAGCATTGATGCTGGGTGCTGTCGGGCCCATGCTCAGGGCCAGCGGCGTATCTCAAGACATGCGCAAACTTGGCTATGCTGCCTATAAAAATGTAGAATTTGAACCCATAACCAGCGAAGACGGTGACAGTTACGCAAGATGTGTAGTGCGTATTAAGGAAGTATTTCAATCCTTTGATATTATCAGACAATGCATTCAAAAAATTCCCGCAGGTCCGGTGGATATAAAGGTTACCGGCAACCCCAGCGGCGAATTTTTTTCCAGAACAGAACAGCCCAGAGGGGAAGTAGTTTATTACCTAAAGGCTAACGGCACCAAGAACTTGGAGCGCATGCGTGTTAGAACGCCGACTTTTTCCAATATTCCTTCAATTGTAAAGGTAATTCCCGGCTCACAACTGGCCGATATCCCTGTATTACTGCTGACCATTGATCCTTGTATCAGCTGTACGGAAAGGTAA
- a CDS encoding 4Fe-4S dicluster domain-containing protein, with the protein MSIFTFWKTILKSLISKPATLMYPFIPRKFYPNTRGSIKNKIEACIYCGLCQRKCPTTAIVVSKPDKKWQIDIMRCVTCNACVDVCPTKCLSMENQYSTPVAKE; encoded by the coding sequence ATGTCAATTTTTACATTCTGGAAAACAATCCTGAAAAGCTTGATAAGCAAACCCGCCACACTGATGTATCCATTTATACCCAGAAAGTTTTATCCCAATACCAGAGGAAGCATAAAAAACAAGATAGAAGCCTGTATTTATTGCGGGCTATGCCAGAGAAAATGCCCCACAACAGCGATTGTGGTAAGCAAACCGGACAAGAAATGGCAGATAGACATTATGCGTTGCGTAACTTGCAATGCCTGCGTGGATGTGTGTCCTACAAAATGCCTGAGCATGGAAAATCAGTACTCAACACCAGTAGCCAAAGAATAA
- a CDS encoding radical SAM protein encodes MKILIVFPPFANPTYIPYSLLDLRGYVKKRTGISVDFFDWNIALFRKHIQEKAADLTNLDNYYRQTVDVINKWFLLQKELHSQVLAYLQNENEIINPEIFEFIRETTIDSYDCVAFSLNFHQRDEYSQFYMTVAAAKAVKSLFPEKKVLLGGALLNHIEPRELLNTFPFLDIIFLKESEESFSEFVSGHPLERIPNIFYRKQTVVRNPEKNNVLRDLVYLPDLSQLNMSRYFNPKPVITIQFKRGCPWQKCTFCSQNLSYFQYEKKKSAQIFINKLECLNKQGVRFFYFSDQMISPADAKEICQLIEKQGLNIRWAIMALPQKGFNKELLTKMKRAGCVWITWGIESASRRILKTMNKPLKIEVARQNIIETYQTGMKNVLLMIYGFPGETEDDLQQSLVFLQEQEPYYYDNSMSPFHLCKGSEIFNHPDNFKISIKEPLAIYEDKNGGINSNIYFYTDNSGISIDYEKILPEPRRTFPFAEHMLIYSGQSDYCPKIIPNKSLRAKRGNLHV; translated from the coding sequence ATGAAAATCTTGATTGTTTTCCCGCCTTTTGCCAATCCTACCTATATTCCTTATTCGTTACTGGATTTGCGAGGTTATGTAAAAAAAAGGACCGGGATTAGTGTTGATTTTTTTGACTGGAATATAGCATTATTTCGCAAACATATTCAGGAAAAGGCAGCTGATTTAACAAACCTTGATAATTATTACAGGCAAACCGTCGATGTAATAAACAAGTGGTTTTTGCTTCAAAAGGAGCTGCATAGCCAGGTTTTAGCTTATTTACAAAACGAAAACGAGATAATAAATCCAGAAATTTTTGAATTTATCAGGGAAACAACTATTGATAGCTATGATTGCGTGGCATTTTCTTTGAATTTTCATCAGCGGGACGAATACAGCCAGTTTTATATGACAGTGGCTGCTGCGAAAGCGGTTAAATCGTTATTCCCAGAAAAAAAAGTATTGCTGGGAGGAGCGTTGCTGAACCATATAGAACCCCGGGAACTGCTGAATACTTTTCCTTTTCTGGATATTATTTTTCTCAAAGAAAGCGAGGAAAGTTTTTCCGAGTTTGTTAGCGGCCACCCGTTGGAAAGAATTCCTAATATTTTTTATCGCAAACAGACTGTTGTTAGAAATCCGGAGAAGAATAATGTTTTGAGAGATTTGGTTTATTTGCCGGATCTATCTCAGCTTAATATGAGCAGGTACTTTAATCCCAAACCTGTTATCACCATACAATTTAAACGAGGCTGTCCCTGGCAAAAGTGCACTTTTTGTTCTCAAAACCTGTCTTATTTCCAATATGAAAAAAAAAAGTCGGCACAGATATTCATTAATAAACTGGAATGTCTAAACAAACAGGGAGTGCGATTTTTTTATTTTTCAGACCAAATGATCAGTCCGGCAGATGCTAAAGAGATTTGTCAGCTTATAGAAAAGCAAGGACTGAATATAAGGTGGGCAATTATGGCTTTGCCGCAGAAAGGATTTAACAAGGAATTATTAACAAAAATGAAGAGGGCAGGTTGTGTCTGGATTACCTGGGGCATAGAATCTGCCAGCAGGAGAATATTAAAAACGATGAATAAACCCCTTAAAATTGAGGTCGCCAGACAAAACATAATAGAAACATATCAGACAGGCATGAAAAACGTTCTGCTGATGATTTACGGCTTTCCCGGAGAAACAGAAGATGACCTTCAGCAATCACTGGTGTTTCTGCAGGAGCAGGAGCCTTATTATTATGACAACTCCATGAGCCCGTTTCATTTATGCAAAGGTTCAGAAATATTTAATCATCCGGATAATTTTAAAATCAGCATAAAAGAACCTTTGGCTATTTATGAGGATAAAAACGGCGGAATCAATTCCAATATATATTTTTATACTGATAATTCGGGAATCAGTATAGATTATGAGAAAATTTTACCTGAACCCAGAAGAACCTTTCCCTTCGCCGAGCATATGCTTATTTATTCAGGACAGTCAGACTATTGTCCAAAAATAATCCCTAATAAGTCATTGCGAGCGAAGCGTGGCAATCTACATGTCTAG
- a CDS encoding class I SAM-dependent rRNA methyltransferase, producing MSDMPIIKLRAHRETPIRAGHPWVFSNALIGDIQAQPGVLVRVMAADNSFLGIGTYNPLTSIRIRIISTADEQINETFFVNKLVLLDKMKQKYLPSQTNGYRLVHSDADGFPGLIIDRYDQTFVFQIHTAGMEHLRPLIISSIKKAFRPAAIVERSDVSARKEEGLQDYPVQVHLGQIDSPVDFLENGYSFLADVLSGQKTGFFLDQRDARLQFGMICSKRKVLNLFCYSGAFSVYAALAGAESVVSVDTSEAALELAIANFKLNKLDPASKKYEFIKADVFDYLHSLNKSADFDFIVCDPPAFAKSKAKVEQAIKAYEDLNKKCFELLKTSCLLASSSCSGRVTLDDFKNMLRMASGKAGRDTRVIACMGQAFDHTEKLSFPEGRYLKTIFVEVL from the coding sequence ATGTCTGATATGCCGATTATTAAGCTCAGGGCCCACAGAGAGACACCGATAAGAGCTGGACACCCCTGGGTGTTCTCCAATGCCCTTATCGGCGATATTCAAGCACAACCCGGTGTTCTGGTAAGGGTCATGGCTGCCGATAACAGCTTTCTGGGAATCGGTACTTATAATCCACTAACCTCCATTCGCATACGTATTATCAGCACAGCTGATGAACAAATTAATGAAACATTTTTTGTTAACAAGCTGGTTTTGCTTGATAAAATGAAGCAGAAATATTTACCGTCGCAAACCAACGGATACCGTTTGGTGCATAGCGATGCCGATGGTTTTCCGGGCCTCATTATTGATCGCTATGACCAGACCTTTGTTTTTCAAATACATACTGCCGGAATGGAACATTTACGTCCTCTAATAATTTCTTCGATTAAGAAAGCTTTCCGGCCTGCAGCCATTGTTGAGCGTTCAGATGTTTCTGCCAGAAAAGAAGAAGGCCTTCAAGATTATCCGGTTCAGGTCCATCTGGGGCAGATAGATAGTCCGGTGGACTTTCTGGAAAATGGCTATTCGTTTCTGGCTGATGTTTTGAGTGGCCAGAAGACAGGCTTTTTTCTGGATCAGCGTGATGCCCGGCTGCAATTCGGCATGATTTGCAGCAAACGAAAAGTGTTAAACCTTTTTTGTTATTCAGGAGCTTTTAGCGTCTATGCTGCTCTGGCCGGGGCTGAATCCGTTGTTTCGGTAGACACGTCAGAAGCCGCTCTGGAGCTGGCCATCGCAAACTTCAAGCTAAACAAACTCGATCCGGCTTCAAAAAAGTATGAATTTATAAAAGCCGATGTTTTTGACTATCTGCACAGCCTTAACAAATCTGCAGATTTTGACTTTATTGTTTGTGACCCACCTGCTTTTGCCAAATCCAAAGCTAAAGTAGAACAAGCCATCAAGGCCTATGAGGATTTAAACAAAAAATGTTTTGAGCTACTGAAAACCTCCTGTTTATTGGCATCCAGCTCTTGTTCCGGTCGTGTTACGCTCGATGATTTTAAAAACATGCTACGTATGGCCAGCGGTAAGGCCGGACGTGATACTCGTGTTATAGCCTGTATGGGGCAGGCTTTTGATCATACTGAGAAATTATCCTTCCCGGAAGGTCGTTATTTGAAAACAATTTTTGTTGAAGTCCTCTAG
- the pyk gene encoding pyruvate kinase produces the protein MDIKEFNHTKIIATLGPATESPEKIRELIKAGVDVFRLNTSHGTMEEHGLRVKNIRKISEETEEHLTILVDLQGPKIRVGNMAATIMLKDSEEVTLIYANSSTDPKIIPVDYEGLFDGLKPGERILLNDGRIELKIKTVKEKSVLAIVINGGELSSRKGINVPGATFHIPAVTERDKTFIKFAVEHNVDYIAQSFVRTAGDVLEVRKEMAAYHAYIPVIAKIEKPQAIENIDDIINVADGIMVARGDLGVEMSPEEVPLLQKMIIQKSNLAMKPVIVATQMLESMIEEPVPTRAETNDVANAILDGGDAVMLSAETTVGKFPIKAVEMMNKIAATIESSPVYEEMYKIYAQMDNHNSKEHKRDIQITRLFNDLDIKAIIAITTSGYTARLLSKAKVLPPIIAVSNDQTLCCQLNLLWGVIPYKTNLKLEFSESFLHSITGELKKDKLLKARDKVIVLAGLPYFSINKTTHIRFLEIN, from the coding sequence ATGGATATTAAAGAGTTTAATCATACAAAGATTATAGCTACTTTAGGCCCTGCCACGGAAAGCCCGGAAAAAATTCGTGAACTGATAAAGGCCGGGGTAGATGTGTTTCGTTTAAACACCTCACACGGGACCATGGAAGAACATGGCTTAAGAGTAAAAAATATCCGAAAGATTTCCGAAGAGACAGAAGAGCATTTAACTATTCTGGTAGATTTGCAAGGCCCGAAAATCAGGGTAGGAAATATGGCTGCAACGATTATGTTAAAAGATAGCGAGGAAGTAACGCTGATCTATGCCAACTCTTCAACTGACCCTAAAATTATTCCGGTTGATTACGAGGGACTTTTTGATGGCCTGAAGCCTGGAGAGCGCATACTTTTAAATGATGGTCGGATTGAGCTGAAAATTAAAACTGTCAAAGAAAAAAGTGTTTTGGCCATTGTGATAAACGGCGGTGAGCTATCTTCCAGAAAAGGAATTAATGTGCCAGGTGCTACCTTCCATATTCCGGCTGTTACAGAGAGGGACAAAACTTTTATTAAATTCGCCGTGGAACATAATGTGGATTACATTGCTCAATCTTTTGTGAGAACTGCGGGAGATGTACTGGAAGTCAGAAAAGAAATGGCCGCTTATCATGCTTATATTCCGGTCATCGCCAAGATAGAGAAGCCACAAGCGATTGAAAATATTGACGATATTATTAATGTCGCGGACGGCATTATGGTTGCCAGGGGAGACTTGGGTGTAGAGATGTCTCCGGAAGAGGTCCCATTGTTGCAAAAAATGATAATTCAGAAATCCAATCTGGCCATGAAACCAGTGATTGTGGCGACCCAAATGCTGGAATCAATGATAGAAGAACCTGTGCCCACTCGGGCGGAAACCAATGATGTGGCCAACGCTATTCTGGACGGTGGTGATGCTGTAATGCTTTCTGCAGAGACAACAGTGGGAAAGTTTCCAATAAAAGCAGTGGAAATGATGAATAAAATCGCAGCAACCATTGAGAGCAGTCCTGTTTATGAGGAAATGTATAAAATTTACGCTCAAATGGATAATCATAATAGTAAGGAACATAAAAGGGATATCCAGATTACCCGTTTATTTAATGATCTTGATATTAAGGCTATTATTGCTATAACTACCAGCGGATATACGGCACGATTGTTATCCAAAGCTAAAGTGCTGCCCCCGATCATCGCGGTTAGTAATGACCAGACGCTTTGCTGCCAGCTGAACCTGCTCTGGGGCGTTATACCCTATAAAACAAATTTGAAGCTGGAATTCAGCGAATCATTCTTGCATAGTATAACTGGCGAATTAAAAAAAGATAAACTTTTAAAAGCCAGGGATAAAGTTATAGTATTAGCTGGACTGCCTTATTT